A single region of the Xiphophorus maculatus strain JP 163 A chromosome 3, X_maculatus-5.0-male, whole genome shotgun sequence genome encodes:
- the LOC102232633 gene encoding uncharacterized protein C1orf232, with the protein MNPMWKVYKGKVMKTLNPEYEEDTAEEVTEVEHDMSPIQEDEGPNAVSQLAKKMQGAGAKSWNRFSSLFNKEDEHQLLEETECPPVADHPLAVKPEEPPRPTRRSGFWDSFATNFAAKKQAEAAAAAAAANEGVAESSEEGATQAAEEEQQVGPTEETEAGSSSNNSFSKYVTLGGSSEEASFKWNFVTSKLAELKTKGMVNKTN; encoded by the exons ATGAATCCCATGTGGAAGGTTTATAAAGGCAAAGTGATGAAGACTCTGAATCCTGAGTATGAGGAGGATACTGCAGAGGAG GTCACAGAGGTAGAACATGACATGAGTCCAATACAGGAGGATGAAGGGCCCAACGCCGTCTCTCAGCTGGCCAAAAAG ATGCAGGGGGCCGGGGCTAAAAGCTGGAACAGGTTTTCGTCTCTCTTCAACAAAGAGGATGAGCACCAGCTTCTGGAGGAGACCGAGTGCCCGCCTGTCGCTGACCA CCCTCTCGCAGTAAAACCTGAAGAACCTCCTCGACCGACCAGGCGCAGTGGATTCTGGGATAGTTTTGCAACCAACTTTGCTGCAAAGAAGCAGGccgaagctgctgctgctgctgcagctgcaaatGAGGGTGTGGCAGAGTCAAGTGAAGAAGGAGCGACTCAGgctgcagaggaggagcagcaggtcGGCCCGACTGAGGAGACggaagcaggaagcagcagcaacaacagcttctccaaaTATGTGACGCTGGGAGGGAGCAGCGAAGAGGCCTCCTTTAAGTGGAACTTTGTTACCAGCAAGCTGGCAGAGCTGAAAACCAAGGGCATGGTGAATAAGACCAACTGA